The genome window GACCGCCGCGTCGGGGCGTTCGCTCCTAAGCTGCGCCGCCACCGCGCGAGCGCGCGCGAGCACCGTGTCATGGTAGTCCGGCCCAAGCGCGTAGGCGGCGATCCGCCCGCGCATCGCGGCGCGCCAATCCAGGTCGGGGATCGCCGGAGCGGCGTACGGATAGCCGAGGCTCACGACCGAGCGCAGGCGCGGATCGATCCGTCGCGGGTCCAGCCGCCGCTCGGGGTCGCGCCCGAGCCAGCCCATCTCGCCCGCGCGTCCCGCCGCAAGCCATTGGTTGAAGAACTGGTCGCGATTATCGAGACGGCGAAGCGGCGCGAAGCCGACGAGCACGAAGCCCTGCTGATATGCCGCCGCAGTGATTATCTCTTCGAGTCGAGCCATCGAATGCGCGCCACAAAGGCCGTCGGAGCCTCTGCCATCAAACATTATCGTCCAGGCGCGAGCGCTGCGTAGCCGTTATCGGACACATCACCCGTATCCGATAAATCCGCCCGGCGCCGGGGGATTTGCTCCGCGCGGGCCGGCTGGGTTAGAATTGACCAGTTGGTTAGCGCGGCATCGCCGCCTATCAGCAGATACAGTCTGGAGGATTGCGAGGATGTCCGAAGAAGTCCAGCACGAGCATCGCGCGGAGTCGCCTCGCGAAGGCGGGTCGAGCGTCAATCTCACGCCCAAGGCGATCGAGATGGTCAAGCAGATGCATGCGAAAGAGGGCCTCAGCGCCGAACAGGGGCTCAGAATCTCGGTGGTTGGCGGCGGATGCTCGGGCTTTCAGTACTCGCTCGGCTTCGACGTGCGCAAGGAAGGCGATACGGCGGTGGAAATCGATGGGATGAAGGTCTTCGTCGACGAGGTTTCGCTGCCCTACATCGCAGGCGTCACGCTGGACTACGTGGAGAGCCTGCACGCTGGCGGTTTCCGTTTCGACAATCCGCGCGCGAGCCGCACCTGCGGCTGCGGGTCGTCGTTCAGCGCCTGACCGCGGTTCCGAACCAGTTCGATCCATAAATTGGCCGCCCGTACGTCTGTGCGGGCGGTCTTTTTTGTGCCAACACTGAAAAGCCGAGACTGAAAAAAACAAGACTGAAAATGAAAGACCTCGACGGCAAGGGAATAATCGTCACCGGGGCGACGCGCGGGATCGGCCGCGCCATCGCGCTCGAGGTCGCCCGCCGCGGCGCCAATGTAGCGTTCAACTATCTAAAGAGCGAGCAGCAGGCGGAGGGGCTGAAGAGCGAGATCGCCGCGCTCGGCGTCAAGGCGCTCGCGTTCAAAACCGACGTCGCCGACCTCAAGGAGGTGCGTGCGATGGTCAACGCGGCCAAGGCCGAGTTCGGCCGGCTCGACGCGGTGGTCAACAACGCAGGCCTTACGCGCGACAAGCTGCTGGTAATGATGACCGAAGAGGACTGGTCCGCGGTCATCCAGACCAATCTGACTGGCGCCTTCAACGTCGCGCGCGCAAGCGCATTCATCATGATGAAAGCCAAGCGCGGCGCGATCATCAATATCACGTCGATCTCCGGCCTGGTCGGGATGGCAGGGCAGGTGAATTACTCGGCTTCCAAGGCGGGCCTGGTCGGGATGACCAAGGCGATGGCCAAGGAGCTGGGACCGCTCGGCGTGCGAGTGAACGCGGTCGCGCTCGGGTTTATCGAAACCGACATG of Candidatus Binataceae bacterium contains these proteins:
- a CDS encoding iron-sulfur cluster assembly accessory protein; the protein is MSEEVQHEHRAESPREGGSSVNLTPKAIEMVKQMHAKEGLSAEQGLRISVVGGGCSGFQYSLGFDVRKEGDTAVEIDGMKVFVDEVSLPYIAGVTLDYVESLHAGGFRFDNPRASRTCGCGSSFSA
- the fabG gene encoding 3-oxoacyl-[acyl-carrier-protein] reductase, with protein sequence MKDLDGKGIIVTGATRGIGRAIALEVARRGANVAFNYLKSEQQAEGLKSEIAALGVKALAFKTDVADLKEVRAMVNAAKAEFGRLDAVVNNAGLTRDKLLVMMTEEDWSAVIQTNLTGAFNVARASAFIMMKAKRGAIINITSISGLVGMAGQVNYSASKAGLVGMTKAMAKELGPLGVRVNAVALGFIETDMTAVLSKENRDRALAMIPLGRFGSVEDVAPTVAFLLSDAAAYITGAVIQIDGGLAM